One region of Flavobacterium sp. KACC 22763 genomic DNA includes:
- a CDS encoding hybrid sensor histidine kinase/response regulator transcription factor, which translates to MKKTTYILMCFFSIANSLFSQGKFDSYQFRSIQETASKRAVSSIIQDKNDFIWIGTSGAGLYRYDGVNYFGYKYENKPGSVNSNFIYSTFIDSKNNLWVGTDQGLCLYNRDLDNFTRINIEDAITQGYTQPITIKTIIEDNSGNLYLGAYGFGLFKLNIKTLKASLVHSKVLDKPNFLIKSSVKNKQGTIYLGTSYGLLEIDANGKAKQVYKDRFKREPLTNDIESLVIDKFGYLWMGTTENGLIKIKPETDNYRFENYAITKNKILSIVQSSLGYIVCGTENDGLLAVNYKGEVLKKYLHSKYNSASLKSNSVWSLYEDKEKRLWLGYFNKGLGVFDKPNNKFNSLESLANNENSLQTSYVTSVAKDKKGNLLISNEGGGLDIYNLANKSYIHVNKTNQNYYSGLDAVDIQAIFIDSRQNIWLGSWDRGIYFLKNGTSRFINYNTANTPGLKSNRIFSFSEDSKGRIWIGTFIKGLHYFDNKNSTFVHCDSEPFVKNGLDNAFIRKVFVDSDNVLWVGTILGLYKINIKDEAGFKVAKMRDAMFGGINKNNSIQTILSIYESNDKTIWIGTDAQGLFSYSKKNRTFSNYDDFPGFEEKSIRAIISDNNGALWVSGGSGLTKLDLKNRKSTNFNKDDGLIDNDFNNNAVYKDGNGELYFGGYEGVNYFNPNEIKKAEKAPRLYFSDFKLFNKSVKPNEEGSPLSKVISQTKEIALNYTQSVFTIEYVGINYNYSKKNQYAYYLEGFEKDWNYVGNNRTATYTNLAPGNYTFKVKSANADGTWSGNQLELKIKVLPPWWKTIWAYLIYSSILIFLILYLNKIYQNRFKAKQAIILEKEKNIQLEKLNNKKLQFFTNISHEFRTPLTLIINPLEDILKSKKISPEIHNKLKIVHKSSDRLSRLINELMDFNKLEFNKISLQAKKVEVVSFTEAVIGYFYEEAAARNIAVNFESSADELEDWLDPKMLEKILFNIISNAFKFTPDNGSIHISINASETENALIIDGNKVPSFSITIADTGSGIRKKDLNKIFDRFYQVNNLNKEYYGSTGIGLEVVKEFVELHKGKIEVESQVGQGTSFKITFPLGSSLYKGSEVIDEKYKIENKNELLSEPVQDEIESNSEAETQKAYTVLIVEDNTELRNYLKQELSKSYKVITAENGQKGYDLAVQKLPDLIITDVIMPVMDGLELCKNIKGDLKTSHIPLLMLSAKAMVKDRLEGIDSGADMYLSKPFELDILKSSLAQLITSRQIMFKKFYSGITKQGKEKTTSLDNDFIQKILHFINENISEPELTVELLSSKIFLSRSQLYRKIKTLTGVSVNEFIRNVRLEKAKQLIEQGNNNINEISFKVGFTSPSYFAKCYKIKYGHLPTQEKRTKE; encoded by the coding sequence ATGAAAAAGACAACTTATATCCTTATGTGCTTCTTTAGCATTGCAAACTCGCTGTTCTCACAAGGCAAATTTGACAGCTACCAGTTTAGAAGCATACAAGAGACCGCTTCAAAACGGGCTGTTTCTTCCATCATTCAGGATAAAAATGATTTTATATGGATCGGTACAAGCGGTGCTGGCCTATATAGATACGATGGCGTAAATTATTTCGGATATAAATACGAGAACAAACCTGGTTCGGTAAACAGCAATTTTATCTATTCTACGTTTATAGATTCCAAAAATAACCTCTGGGTGGGCACTGATCAGGGGTTATGCTTATATAACAGGGATTTGGATAACTTTACCCGAATCAATATAGAGGATGCCATAACACAAGGATACACGCAGCCCATCACTATAAAAACAATTATTGAAGACAACAGCGGCAATCTATACTTAGGCGCTTACGGTTTTGGGCTATTCAAACTCAACATCAAAACCTTAAAGGCTTCTTTAGTTCATTCAAAAGTGCTCGACAAACCCAATTTTCTCATAAAATCTTCGGTTAAAAACAAACAGGGAACTATTTATTTAGGAACCAGTTACGGGCTTTTAGAAATTGACGCCAATGGAAAAGCCAAACAGGTTTATAAAGACAGATTTAAACGCGAACCTCTCACTAACGACATTGAAAGTCTTGTTATAGACAAATTTGGATACCTATGGATGGGCACAACCGAAAACGGCCTGATAAAAATTAAGCCTGAAACAGATAATTATCGATTTGAAAACTACGCCATTACCAAAAATAAAATCCTATCAATCGTGCAAAGCAGTTTGGGCTACATTGTCTGCGGCACCGAAAATGACGGGTTGCTCGCTGTAAATTATAAGGGAGAAGTGCTAAAAAAGTACCTGCACAGCAAGTACAATAGCGCCAGCTTAAAATCCAATTCGGTTTGGTCCTTGTACGAGGACAAAGAAAAAAGACTCTGGCTAGGATATTTTAACAAAGGGCTTGGCGTTTTTGACAAGCCCAATAATAAATTCAACTCGCTGGAATCGCTTGCCAACAATGAAAATTCCCTGCAGACAAGCTATGTCACTTCGGTTGCAAAAGACAAAAAAGGAAACCTGCTCATTAGCAATGAAGGAGGAGGACTTGACATATATAACCTTGCCAATAAAAGCTACATTCACGTTAACAAAACAAACCAAAATTATTATTCAGGTCTGGATGCTGTCGATATTCAAGCCATTTTTATAGACAGCAGACAAAACATATGGCTTGGAAGCTGGGATCGCGGCATCTATTTCTTAAAAAACGGAACTTCAAGATTTATAAACTATAATACAGCAAATACGCCTGGATTAAAATCAAATCGGATTTTCAGTTTTTCTGAAGATTCAAAAGGCCGAATCTGGATCGGAACTTTTATAAAAGGACTTCATTATTTTGATAATAAAAACAGCACATTTGTACACTGCGATTCGGAACCATTTGTCAAAAACGGTTTGGATAATGCTTTCATCCGTAAAGTTTTTGTGGACTCTGATAATGTTTTGTGGGTCGGTACAATCTTAGGATTATATAAAATCAATATAAAAGACGAAGCTGGCTTCAAAGTGGCAAAAATGCGCGATGCCATGTTCGGAGGCATAAATAAGAACAATAGCATCCAAACTATTCTATCTATTTATGAATCTAATGACAAAACGATATGGATAGGAACAGATGCTCAAGGCCTGTTTAGCTACAGCAAAAAAAACAGGACATTCTCCAATTATGATGATTTTCCCGGATTTGAGGAAAAATCAATTCGCGCTATAATTTCAGACAATAATGGCGCTTTATGGGTAAGCGGCGGATCCGGGCTTACAAAACTTGATCTTAAAAACCGAAAAAGCACCAACTTCAATAAAGATGATGGTCTTATTGATAACGATTTTAACAACAATGCTGTTTATAAAGACGGGAACGGAGAACTTTATTTTGGAGGTTATGAAGGAGTCAATTATTTTAATCCAAACGAAATTAAAAAAGCAGAAAAAGCCCCGCGCCTTTATTTCAGTGATTTTAAATTATTCAATAAATCAGTAAAGCCAAATGAAGAAGGCTCGCCATTAAGCAAGGTAATTTCACAGACTAAAGAAATTGCGCTTAATTACACGCAGTCTGTTTTTACCATCGAATATGTGGGAATCAATTATAATTATTCTAAGAAAAACCAATATGCGTATTATCTCGAAGGTTTTGAAAAAGACTGGAACTATGTAGGAAATAACAGAACAGCAACCTATACCAATCTGGCTCCGGGAAATTATACCTTTAAAGTAAAATCGGCCAACGCGGACGGCACTTGGAGCGGCAATCAATTAGAACTGAAAATAAAGGTGCTTCCCCCGTGGTGGAAAACCATTTGGGCTTATCTAATCTATTCTTCTATTTTAATTTTCCTGATCCTTTATCTTAACAAGATCTATCAAAACCGTTTCAAAGCGAAACAGGCTATCATTCTGGAAAAGGAAAAGAACATTCAATTGGAGAAATTAAACAATAAAAAACTGCAGTTTTTCACCAATATCTCGCATGAATTCAGAACTCCTTTAACGCTGATCATTAATCCGCTGGAAGACATTTTAAAAAGCAAAAAAATATCTCCTGAGATCCACAATAAATTAAAAATAGTGCACAAAAGCTCCGACAGGCTCTCCAGACTAATTAATGAGCTTATGGATTTTAATAAATTGGAGTTTAATAAAATTTCGCTCCAAGCCAAGAAAGTCGAAGTCGTATCGTTTACAGAAGCCGTTATAGGCTACTTTTATGAAGAAGCCGCTGCCCGAAACATTGCTGTTAATTTTGAATCGTCCGCAGACGAGCTCGAAGATTGGCTGGATCCTAAAATGCTGGAAAAAATACTGTTTAATATTATTTCGAACGCATTTAAATTTACCCCTGATAATGGTTCGATCCATATTTCCATAAACGCATCAGAGACCGAAAATGCATTAATAATTGACGGAAATAAAGTTCCATCTTTCTCGATAACCATTGCAGATACAGGTTCGGGAATACGAAAAAAAGATTTGAATAAAATTTTTGACCGTTTTTACCAAGTTAATAATCTCAATAAGGAATATTACGGAAGCACAGGAATTGGCTTGGAGGTTGTAAAGGAATTTGTCGAACTTCATAAAGGAAAAATTGAAGTTGAGAGCCAAGTTGGCCAAGGCACAAGCTTTAAAATAACTTTTCCGCTAGGCAGCTCGCTATATAAAGGAAGTGAGGTCATCGATGAGAAATATAAAATAGAGAATAAAAACGAACTTCTATCTGAACCTGTTCAAGATGAGATCGAATCCAATTCTGAAGCAGAAACCCAAAAAGCCTATACCGTTTTAATTGTAGAAGACAATACAGAACTGAGAAATTATTTAAAACAGGAACTTAGCAAGTCATACAAAGTAATTACAGCCGAAAATGGCCAAAAAGGTTACGACCTTGCCGTACAGAAATTGCCTGATTTAATCATAACCGATGTCATTATGCCAGTCATGGACGGACTGGAACTGTGCAAAAACATAAAAGGCGATTTAAAAACAAGCCATATTCCTTTATTGATGCTTTCTGCCAAAGCAATGGTAAAAGACCGACTCGAAGGCATCGATTCGGGGGCTGACATGTATTTAAGCAAACCTTTTGAACTGGACATTCTAAAATCGAGTCTGGCACAGCTTATCACTAGCAGACAGATTATGTTTAAGAAATTTTACAGCGGCATCACAAAGCAGGGGAAAGAAAAAACAACCTCGCTGGATAATGATTTCATCCAAAAAATTCTGCATTTCATTAATGAGAACATCAGCGAGCCTGAATTGACGGTCGAACTCCTTTCTTCTAAAATCTTTTTAAGCAGAAGCCAGCTGTATCGAAAAATAAAAACCTTAACAGGTGTTTCTGTCAATGAATTTATCCGAAATGTGCGATTAGAAAAAGCAAAACAGCTCATAGAACAGGGCAATAATAATATCAACGAAATAAGCTTCAAAGTAGGTTTTACTTCTCCCTCCTATTTTGCCAAATGCTATAAAATCAAATACGGCCATTTGCCCACTCAGGAAAAAAGAACCAAAGAATAG
- a CDS encoding RagB/SusD family nutrient uptake outer membrane protein: MKKLFKLFLMGMLIPLLSLFSCSDEFLNAPSENQLTPSDLPEGVTAFDGIAESLYFKPWFAFNDKFLIAVGDMYAGNAFTFDGAYAQFKDAQVTSQNPILTEGYVALFSVIDQSNNLMSLVEARKSELPEASYKNAIAISRFMRANAYFYLVRTFGAVPIINKAGSAAQPKRNLVADVYKFIKQDLEYATENLPEKGLKKGYVTKYAAMGILAKVHLTLNEYAQCAALTQKIIGNQYVLIQEYGNLFSSPENNNSAESMFALQWKAIATEWGTQNTNQAYIVPGGTGITGGGDGWGVYLPSISLQNGFEPKDIRKKNTIMTDGDFYPELLKSQGGFTYKKIYSSTAANFRKYIVGSAAERNDVFFMRTSQNTIILRYSDILLMNSEALLAGAPSTTSAAALSSFNEVRKRAGLPIKTALTRDDLFNERRIEFALEGQYFFDLKRRGLAEAAAIISQQEVGFYSDDARTELVSRKITPGSNYFELPLPQSAIDTNPSLLEAPVPFNFNN, translated from the coding sequence ATGAAAAAACTTTTTAAACTTTTTTTGATGGGAATGCTTATACCATTGCTGTCTTTATTTTCCTGCTCAGATGAGTTTTTGAATGCGCCATCTGAGAACCAATTGACGCCAAGCGATCTGCCTGAAGGCGTTACCGCTTTTGACGGAATCGCAGAGAGCTTGTACTTTAAGCCTTGGTTTGCCTTTAACGACAAATTCCTAATTGCCGTAGGGGACATGTATGCCGGAAATGCCTTTACATTTGACGGTGCATATGCGCAGTTTAAAGATGCTCAAGTGACATCTCAAAATCCGATTCTTACAGAAGGATATGTGGCCTTGTTTTCAGTTATCGACCAGTCTAATAACTTAATGAGTCTGGTTGAAGCCAGAAAAAGCGAACTCCCTGAGGCTTCCTATAAAAATGCAATTGCCATATCAAGATTCATGAGGGCCAATGCCTATTTCTATTTAGTTAGAACTTTTGGAGCCGTGCCTATCATCAATAAAGCGGGTTCTGCAGCACAGCCAAAAAGAAATCTTGTTGCAGATGTTTACAAATTCATCAAGCAGGATTTAGAATACGCAACAGAAAATTTACCGGAAAAAGGATTAAAGAAAGGATACGTGACTAAATATGCCGCAATGGGAATTTTAGCCAAAGTGCATCTGACTTTAAATGAGTATGCCCAATGTGCGGCTTTAACCCAGAAAATTATCGGTAATCAGTATGTTTTAATTCAAGAATACGGAAACCTGTTCAGCAGTCCGGAAAATAATAACAGTGCAGAGAGCATGTTTGCGCTTCAATGGAAAGCTATTGCTACAGAATGGGGAACTCAAAACACCAATCAGGCGTATATAGTTCCTGGAGGCACTGGAATTACAGGCGGTGGTGACGGATGGGGAGTTTACCTTCCATCAATTTCCCTGCAAAATGGATTTGAGCCAAAAGATATCAGAAAGAAAAACACCATTATGACCGATGGCGATTTTTACCCTGAATTATTAAAAAGCCAAGGCGGTTTTACATACAAAAAAATATATTCTTCAACTGCTGCAAATTTCAGAAAATACATTGTGGGCTCTGCTGCAGAAAGAAACGATGTATTCTTTATGAGAACCTCTCAAAACACGATTATTCTAAGGTATTCGGACATTCTACTTATGAATTCTGAAGCGCTATTGGCAGGAGCGCCATCCACTACTTCTGCAGCTGCTTTAAGCTCTTTTAATGAAGTAAGAAAAAGAGCAGGATTACCAATTAAAACAGCACTTACAAGAGATGATCTGTTTAATGAAAGAAGAATTGAATTTGCTTTAGAAGGACAATATTTCTTCGATTTAAAACGCCGCGGTCTTGCTGAAGCAGCTGCAATTATCTCGCAGCAGGAAGTAGGCTTTTATTCTGATGATGCCAGAACAGAATTGGTTTCAAGAAAGATAACTCCAGGAAGCAATTATTTTGAACTTCCATTGCCTCAGTCTGCCATAGATACCAATCCATCATTATTGGAAGCTCCGGTTCCTTTTAACTTTAATAACTAA
- a CDS encoding CIA30 family protein — translation MINTIKYSILLLFMLASFTACQNDDATSANIDAMVAEPGDLLNQAFPNNKVRVEGEGLTGLKKITLDNTINIAFNPNYNSDKSFIFTIPFDEKLGSRFGVQPITFTTANGSVTKNIEILQPVPTIAKTTPAVATPGFPLEIEGTWFYNISSITLAGKAVSYTVKSSSSIIIGLPTDAASGSELAITTPGGTAKKTIDFATIILVSDFDGNGLRKDWTSYGDVESFNTSTAGGPTGNYTTLVWAGSTANGYNGSSGGGGASFLSASNTDAAKAYIDIDVSANVAGAQFAIQLNTIDGVNYGYNFKITDVNWTTKTISIADFKDNYGFGSNTAANLNPSKINEIKVGIAQGDTPNPSAIKFDNIKIRYQ, via the coding sequence ATGATCAATACAATAAAATATAGCATTCTACTGCTTTTTATGCTGGCTTCTTTTACAGCCTGCCAGAATGATGATGCGACCAGCGCAAACATAGATGCAATGGTTGCCGAACCGGGAGATTTACTAAATCAGGCCTTTCCAAACAATAAAGTAAGAGTTGAAGGAGAAGGTTTAACGGGGCTAAAAAAGATTACACTTGATAATACTATCAATATTGCTTTTAATCCTAATTACAATTCAGACAAATCGTTTATTTTCACCATTCCTTTTGATGAAAAACTGGGAAGCAGATTTGGCGTGCAGCCCATCACCTTTACAACTGCAAATGGCTCTGTTACTAAAAACATTGAGATTTTACAGCCTGTACCAACAATTGCCAAAACAACTCCCGCTGTTGCGACTCCAGGATTTCCGTTAGAAATCGAAGGAACCTGGTTTTATAATATTTCCTCTATTACCTTGGCGGGAAAAGCGGTAAGCTATACGGTAAAATCGTCATCTTCTATCATCATCGGTTTGCCTACAGATGCAGCTTCTGGATCAGAACTTGCCATTACCACACCTGGAGGAACAGCAAAAAAGACAATTGATTTTGCAACCATTATTCTCGTATCTGATTTTGACGGAAATGGCCTTAGAAAAGATTGGACATCTTATGGAGACGTAGAAAGTTTCAACACCAGTACAGCTGGAGGTCCGACTGGAAATTACACCACATTGGTTTGGGCAGGTTCAACTGCCAATGGCTACAACGGAAGCAGTGGCGGCGGCGGGGCCAGTTTCCTAAGCGCTTCTAATACAGATGCTGCAAAAGCTTATATTGACATTGACGTAAGCGCAAATGTTGCGGGCGCCCAATTTGCAATCCAGCTAAATACTATCGACGGAGTGAACTATGGCTATAACTTTAAAATTACGGATGTAAACTGGACTACAAAAACCATATCAATTGCTGATTTTAAAGACAACTACGGTTTTGGATCTAATACAGCTGCGAATTTAAATCCATCTAAAATCAACGAAATTAAAGTTGGAATTGCCCAGGGAGACACCCCTAATCCTAGCGCCATTAAATTTGATAACATTAAAATCCGCTATCAATAA
- a CDS encoding SusC/RagA family TonB-linked outer membrane protein, whose protein sequence is MQKKTLKRLLCLIVCLWGNFFFAQTVKGKVTSGGNSLPGVSVIVQGTKNGTVTDFDGSFVLNNVEPKAMLLFTYIGYKNLILEAKPNMQVVMASDLEKLNEVVVIGYGTSKRKDINGAVSSIKASEIQDKPFISIDQALVGKAAGVNVTQNSGTPGGGISVQIRGITSINGNEPLYVIDGTPVFADKNNDSFSFSALGGGNGQTKNSALSGLNISDIETIDILKDASATAIYGSSGANGVVLITTKKGKKGKSKFTYETYLGTQQINNTVDVLNLPQYAAYQAKIYKLNGEPVPYQYQKPNLLGNGTNWQDELFRTATMYNHQLSFSGEKDGTRFYTSLNYFDQEGIVLNSDFNRLAMRLNVDSNVKSWLKIGNNLSISKSSQQVVRNDDRGGLVMNALRQSPELPVRAADGSYAGPTSGLGSSANEATNPIALSEYNNATTERFKINGNLFADFTILKGLVFRSELGYDLNFSKNSTFVPKYTLGNVTELLNKSFKQQDQSYYWNIKNYLTYSKTLNEKHNFTFLLGQEAQESYYEYLSGYRTGDFLNKDFTNLNIGDIATALNGNGSGRWSMTSYISRLNYSFSDRYSFSASLRADASSNFGPNHKWGYFPSFSGGWTVSNEKFFEPLSKSVNYLKFKAGYGLVGNQNIPANRYQTILSLLASPFGGVSPTIDNLGNPDIKWESLKSFNTGFELAMLNNRVKLDFDYYIKNSSDFLTKQINDESNQSALNYYLNTGEIVTKGIELTLNTRNIAAENFSWDTTIIFSKYNNELTRFQGQGKSLLGKVQFDLYNVTRTTEGQPVGQFYGYVTDGLFKNAAELAAGPIQEAGTGVGDIRFKDLNGDGKIDSKDQTAIGDAIPDFTYAITNSLRYKNFNFSVSLTGSQGNKIYNFTRHYTDGIYPGFGDRFGNVSTQAMQAFEPGVNENTDVPRITLNDPNGNGRISNRFVEDGSYLRIQNVSLSYDLPNKIFDNSIISKVRLYANVQNLYTFTKYTGFDPALGNLDQNITLSGIDLGRYPVPRITSIGVNLEF, encoded by the coding sequence ATGCAGAAAAAAACATTAAAAAGACTATTGTGCTTAATAGTATGCTTGTGGGGAAATTTTTTCTTCGCTCAAACTGTTAAAGGTAAAGTAACATCGGGAGGAAACAGTCTTCCAGGGGTTAGTGTGATAGTACAGGGAACCAAAAACGGAACGGTCACGGATTTTGACGGCAGTTTCGTATTGAATAATGTCGAGCCAAAAGCAATGCTGCTTTTCACTTATATAGGATACAAAAATTTAATCCTTGAAGCTAAACCCAATATGCAGGTGGTGATGGCGAGCGACCTCGAAAAATTAAACGAAGTGGTCGTTATCGGATACGGGACATCAAAAAGAAAAGACATAAATGGCGCAGTATCTTCCATTAAAGCTTCTGAAATTCAGGATAAGCCATTTATTTCCATTGATCAGGCTCTTGTTGGTAAAGCCGCAGGTGTGAATGTTACGCAAAACTCTGGTACTCCAGGCGGGGGAATCTCTGTTCAGATTCGAGGAATTACTTCCATTAACGGGAATGAGCCTTTATATGTGATCGACGGAACGCCTGTTTTTGCAGACAAGAACAATGATTCCTTTTCGTTTAGCGCTCTAGGCGGAGGAAACGGACAGACTAAAAATTCCGCTTTGTCTGGATTGAATATTTCAGATATAGAGACGATCGATATCTTAAAAGATGCTTCTGCAACAGCCATATATGGTTCAAGCGGTGCAAATGGAGTGGTTTTGATTACCACTAAAAAAGGAAAAAAGGGAAAATCTAAATTTACATACGAAACCTATTTAGGCACTCAGCAGATAAACAATACGGTTGATGTTTTAAACCTGCCCCAATATGCAGCTTATCAGGCAAAAATCTACAAGCTAAACGGAGAGCCAGTTCCTTATCAATATCAAAAGCCCAATCTGCTTGGAAACGGCACAAATTGGCAGGATGAACTTTTCAGAACTGCAACCATGTACAATCACCAGCTTTCTTTCTCTGGAGAAAAAGATGGAACACGCTTTTACACTTCTTTAAATTATTTTGACCAGGAGGGTATTGTTTTAAACTCAGATTTCAACAGATTGGCAATGCGTTTAAATGTAGATTCTAATGTAAAATCTTGGCTTAAAATTGGCAACAACCTCTCAATAAGCAAATCATCTCAGCAAGTGGTAAGAAATGATGACAGAGGAGGATTGGTTATGAACGCCTTAAGACAGTCTCCAGAATTGCCGGTTAGAGCTGCAGACGGTTCTTATGCTGGGCCAACATCCGGTTTGGGATCATCGGCAAATGAAGCCACTAACCCGATTGCCTTATCTGAATACAATAATGCCACTACAGAAAGATTTAAAATCAATGGAAATCTATTTGCTGATTTTACTATTTTAAAAGGATTGGTTTTCCGATCAGAATTAGGATACGATTTGAATTTCTCAAAAAACAGCACTTTTGTGCCTAAATACACTTTAGGAAACGTAACGGAACTTTTAAACAAATCCTTCAAACAGCAAGATCAGAGCTATTACTGGAATATCAAAAACTATCTGACTTACAGCAAAACGCTAAACGAGAAGCATAATTTTACTTTTTTACTGGGCCAGGAAGCGCAGGAAAGCTATTATGAATATTTAAGTGGCTACAGAACAGGCGATTTCCTAAATAAAGATTTCACCAACCTGAATATCGGTGATATTGCCACTGCATTAAACGGAAACGGTTCAGGACGCTGGTCTATGACCTCTTATATTTCAAGATTAAACTACAGTTTTTCTGACCGATACTCTTTTTCCGCTTCTTTAAGAGCAGATGCTTCATCCAACTTTGGACCAAACCATAAATGGGGATATTTCCCTTCATTTTCAGGAGGATGGACAGTGAGCAACGAAAAATTCTTTGAGCCTTTGTCAAAAAGCGTCAATTATCTAAAATTCAAAGCCGGATATGGTCTTGTAGGAAATCAAAACATTCCGGCAAACCGATACCAGACCATTTTATCGCTGCTAGCATCGCCATTTGGCGGGGTTTCGCCAACGATCGACAATTTAGGAAATCCAGATATAAAGTGGGAATCTCTTAAATCTTTCAATACTGGTTTTGAACTGGCTATGCTTAACAACAGAGTGAAATTAGATTTTGACTATTACATCAAAAACTCTTCAGATTTCCTGACCAAACAAATCAACGATGAATCCAATCAAAGTGCGCTTAACTATTATTTGAATACGGGCGAAATTGTAACCAAAGGGATTGAGCTTACTTTAAATACAAGAAACATCGCTGCAGAAAATTTTAGCTGGGATACCACGATCATTTTTTCAAAATACAATAATGAACTGACACGTTTTCAAGGTCAGGGCAAATCATTGTTGGGAAAAGTGCAGTTTGATTTATACAACGTAACCAGAACTACCGAAGGACAGCCTGTAGGACAATTTTATGGCTATGTAACAGATGGCTTGTTTAAAAATGCTGCAGAACTGGCAGCTGGACCAATTCAAGAAGCAGGAACAGGTGTGGGAGACATTCGATTTAAAGATCTTAATGGTGACGGAAAAATAGACAGTAAAGACCAGACGGCCATAGGAGATGCCATTCCAGATTTTACCTATGCTATTACCAATAGCCTTAGATACAAAAACTTCAATTTTTCGGTTTCTTTAACAGGAAGCCAAGGCAACAAGATCTACAACTTTACGCGCCATTATACTGACGGCATATATCCTGGCTTTGGAGACCGATTTGGAAACGTAAGCACACAGGCCATGCAGGCTTTTGAACCTGGAGTGAATGAAAATACCGATGTTCCGAGAATCACCCTTAATGATCCAAATGGCAACGGAAGAATCTCGAACAGATTTGTTGAAGACGGTTCTTATTTAAGAATCCAGAATGTTTCTTTGAGCTATGATCTGCCAAATAAAATTTTCGACAATTCCATTATATCTAAAGTAAGATTGTATGCTAACGTTCAAAACTTGTACACGTTTACAAAATATACCGGATTTGATCCAGCTCTTGGAAACCTAGACCAGAATATAACACTGAGCGGTATCGACTTAGGGCGCTATCCTGTGCCAAGAATAACTTCCATAGGGGTAAATTTAGAATTCTAA